One Corynebacterium efficiens YS-314 DNA segment encodes these proteins:
- a CDS encoding mannitol dehydrogenase family protein: MSKPLNRANAGVTTTAPARLVHLGLGAFHRAHQVWYTQRAEADPENPEWGYASFTGRRPTMADALSPQDGLYTLVTRSGAGDSPELITALVEAQPADNLHRLVELMADPQVAVVTLTVTEAGYHLDAAGELDADDPAVRDDIAALTSAHDNVPVTALVTAAGKIIHGLVARRAAGVGGLAVMSCDNIAANGETTQASILGMADRVDSDLAAWIREYVSFPSTSIDRITPATEATLIADVEQQTGFRDSAPVVTEPFASWIIQGAFPAGRPAWENAGVQFVDDIDQFERRKLWLLNGSHSLMAYYGQLRGHATVADAINDPDCRARVEELWDEAARHLTAEGLDISGYRAQLIERFENPRIVHNLAQIAIDGGTKQRMRAVPILKAELASGRSGTGAAFSIAAWIAFVLGVEDVNDTRAVEIATAKAAADPVQALVAVLDEELAADTATVSLIRSHIALIQE; the protein is encoded by the coding sequence ATGAGCAAGCCACTGAACCGCGCCAACGCCGGTGTCACCACCACAGCCCCGGCGCGTCTGGTCCACCTCGGTCTCGGTGCCTTCCACCGTGCCCACCAGGTCTGGTACACCCAGCGTGCCGAGGCTGATCCGGAGAATCCGGAGTGGGGTTATGCCTCCTTCACCGGTCGTCGCCCCACCATGGCTGATGCCCTGTCCCCGCAGGATGGTCTCTACACCCTGGTCACCCGCTCCGGTGCGGGGGATTCCCCTGAGCTCATCACCGCGCTGGTGGAGGCCCAGCCCGCCGACAACCTGCACCGTCTGGTGGAGCTCATGGCCGATCCGCAGGTCGCGGTGGTCACCCTCACCGTCACCGAGGCGGGTTACCACCTCGATGCCGCGGGTGAGCTCGATGCCGATGACCCCGCGGTGCGTGATGACATCGCCGCCCTGACCTCCGCCCATGACAATGTGCCTGTCACCGCACTGGTGACCGCGGCGGGCAAGATCATCCACGGTCTGGTTGCGCGGCGCGCGGCGGGTGTCGGCGGTCTGGCGGTGATGAGCTGCGATAATATCGCCGCCAATGGTGAGACCACCCAGGCCTCCATCCTGGGTATGGCCGACCGGGTCGACTCCGATCTGGCTGCGTGGATCCGGGAATACGTGAGCTTCCCCTCCACCTCCATCGACCGCATCACCCCGGCCACCGAGGCCACCCTGATCGCCGATGTGGAGCAGCAGACCGGTTTCCGGGACAGCGCCCCCGTGGTCACCGAGCCGTTTGCCTCCTGGATCATCCAGGGTGCGTTCCCCGCCGGACGTCCGGCCTGGGAGAACGCGGGCGTGCAGTTCGTTGATGACATCGATCAGTTCGAGCGTCGCAAGCTGTGGCTGCTCAACGGCTCGCACTCCCTCATGGCCTACTACGGCCAGCTCAGGGGGCATGCCACCGTCGCCGATGCCATCAACGACCCCGACTGCCGGGCACGGGTGGAGGAGCTGTGGGATGAGGCGGCCCGCCACCTCACCGCTGAGGGGCTGGACATCTCCGGGTATCGGGCCCAACTCATTGAGCGTTTCGAGAACCCCCGCATCGTCCACAACCTCGCCCAGATCGCCATTGACGGCGGCACCAAGCAGCGCATGCGTGCCGTGCCGATCCTCAAGGCAGAACTCGCGTCGGGCCGCAGTGGCACCGGTGCTGCATTCTCCATCGCCGCCTGGATCGCCTTCGTCCTCGGCGTGGAGGATGTCAACGACACCCGCGCCGTGGAGATCGCCACCGCCAAGGCTGCCGCTGACCCGGTGCAGGCCCTGGTTGCCGTCCTCGATGAGGAGCTGGCAGCGGACACCGCCACCGTCTCCCTCATCCGCTCCCACATCGCACTGATCCAGGAATAA
- a CDS encoding hydroxypyruvate isomerase family protein yields the protein MPKFAANLSLLFTELPFPERFAAAANTGLFEAVEFQFPYDHDLKTLTQTAQQAGLPVALINAPPGDTFGQAALNSTDFESSITEALRYATALGAEKLHVMAGITEPSPDATALYRRNITTAARMAAERGVLIVVEPINHHTVPGYFLHDLDQALGLIQNIPNVKILFDIFHIQQIHGDLTRRLTALHQQDLLGHLQVAAVPSRHEPGTGEVDDARLFELIDALPWPGFVGAEYHPADTTVEGLGWLQPWVTYH from the coding sequence ATGCCGAAATTCGCCGCGAATCTCTCCCTGCTCTTCACGGAGCTGCCCTTCCCCGAGCGGTTCGCCGCTGCGGCCAACACCGGGCTCTTCGAGGCCGTGGAGTTCCAGTTCCCCTACGACCATGACCTGAAAACGCTCACCCAGACCGCACAACAGGCCGGTCTGCCCGTCGCACTCATCAACGCCCCGCCGGGTGACACCTTCGGCCAGGCGGCCCTGAACTCCACCGATTTCGAGTCATCCATCACCGAGGCTCTCCGCTACGCCACCGCACTCGGCGCCGAGAAGCTACACGTCATGGCAGGCATCACGGAACCATCCCCCGACGCCACCGCCCTGTACCGCCGCAACATCACCACCGCTGCCCGCATGGCCGCAGAACGTGGCGTGCTCATCGTGGTCGAACCCATCAACCACCACACGGTTCCCGGCTACTTCCTGCACGACCTGGATCAGGCCCTTGGACTCATCCAGAACATCCCCAATGTGAAGATCCTCTTCGACATCTTCCACATCCAGCAGATCCACGGCGATCTCACCCGCCGGCTCACCGCGCTGCACCAGCAGGATCTCCTGGGCCACCTCCAGGTGGCCGCGGTGCCCTCCCGCCACGAACCCGGCACCGGCGAGGTGGATGACGCCCGCCTCTTTGAGCTTATCGACGCCCTCCCCTGGCCCGGTTTCGTCGGCGCCGAATACCATCCCGCGGACACCACCGTTGAGGGACTCGGCTGGCTACAGCCATGGGTGACGTACCATTAG
- the orn gene encoding oligoribonuclease, which translates to MSETVGNGENFPAVAARDDRLVWVDLEMTGLDLERHVIVEVAALVTDANLNILGEGVDLVVHATDEELARMDDFVTRMHDSSGLTPLIRASTVSLKDAEDAVLALIEEHCDPAHPAPLAGNSIATDRAFIREQMPRLDAALHYRMVDVSSVKELARRWCPRVYYKQPTKGLAHRALADIVESIRELDYYRRSFFVADPGPTSAQCEADAETSVARFAHYLE; encoded by the coding sequence ATGTCTGAAACTGTTGGAAACGGCGAGAACTTCCCCGCCGTCGCCGCCCGCGATGACCGCCTGGTGTGGGTGGATCTGGAGATGACCGGCTTGGATCTGGAACGCCATGTCATCGTGGAGGTCGCCGCCCTGGTCACCGACGCCAACCTCAACATCCTCGGCGAGGGTGTGGATCTGGTGGTGCACGCCACCGATGAGGAGCTGGCCCGGATGGATGATTTCGTGACCAGGATGCACGATTCCTCCGGTCTGACCCCGCTGATCAGAGCCTCCACCGTGTCCCTGAAGGATGCGGAGGATGCGGTGCTGGCCCTCATCGAGGAGCACTGCGATCCGGCCCACCCGGCTCCGCTGGCGGGTAATTCCATCGCCACCGACCGTGCGTTCATCCGGGAGCAGATGCCCCGTCTGGATGCGGCCCTGCACTACCGCATGGTGGATGTGTCCTCGGTGAAGGAGCTGGCGCGCCGCTGGTGTCCGCGCGTGTACTACAAGCAGCCCACCAAGGGCCTGGCCCACCGCGCGCTGGCCGATATCGTCGAGTCGATCCGCGAGCTGGACTACTACCGCCGGTCCTTCTTCGTGGCCGATCCCGGCCCCACCTCAGCCCAGTGTGAGGCGGACGCGGAGACCTCGGTCGCACGTTTCGCCCACTACCTGGAATAG
- a CDS encoding glutaminase, whose amino-acid sequence MTTHPLTMPIPEYFEEILESVRSDVSGEVAQYIPQLKDADPNPLALAMCTVDGHIYGAGDDEHEFTMQSVSKPFAYALALQEQGPEKVFATVGLEPSGEAFNELSLDGSTNRPMNPMINAGAIAVNQLINGSESSVEDRVEKIRSYFSALAGRELNIDRQLSETEIEGADRNLSIAHMLRNYGIIEDDAHDAVLSYTLQCSVKVTARDLAVMTATLAAGGTQPLTGEKLVDARVARLVLSTMASAGMYDEAGQWLATVGIPAKSGVSGGLVGVLPGQLGLATFSPRLNSQGNPVRGVEIFKALSEDMGLHLMSAELLTQHAVRAIEERGDTTVIQLQGAMNFSAAENFLFTVTDHDFTGEKVVLDISRVPMFRPMGRRLVKEGLRRIRDNGFKVAIYDPEDILPDFDFSDGTKSPQVDDPEEL is encoded by the coding sequence ATGACCACCCATCCCCTGACCATGCCCATCCCCGAGTATTTCGAGGAGATCCTGGAATCCGTCCGCTCTGATGTCAGTGGCGAGGTGGCACAGTACATTCCGCAGTTGAAGGATGCCGACCCGAATCCCCTGGCCCTGGCCATGTGCACGGTGGATGGACACATCTATGGTGCGGGGGATGATGAGCATGAATTCACCATGCAGTCGGTTTCGAAGCCGTTCGCGTATGCGCTCGCGCTCCAAGAGCAGGGCCCGGAGAAGGTTTTCGCCACGGTGGGGTTGGAACCGTCCGGTGAGGCGTTCAACGAGTTGTCCCTGGACGGTAGTACCAACCGGCCGATGAATCCGATGATCAATGCCGGCGCGATAGCGGTCAACCAGTTGATCAACGGGTCGGAATCCTCGGTGGAGGACCGTGTGGAGAAGATCCGTTCCTATTTCTCCGCGCTGGCCGGTCGCGAACTCAACATTGACCGCCAGCTCAGCGAAACCGAGATCGAGGGCGCTGACCGCAACCTCTCCATCGCCCACATGCTGCGCAATTACGGGATCATCGAGGATGATGCCCATGACGCGGTACTCAGCTACACGCTGCAGTGCTCGGTGAAGGTCACTGCGCGTGACCTCGCGGTGATGACGGCGACGTTGGCGGCCGGCGGCACCCAACCGCTCACCGGGGAGAAGCTTGTCGACGCCAGGGTCGCCCGCCTCGTACTCTCCACGATGGCCTCGGCCGGCATGTACGACGAGGCCGGTCAGTGGCTGGCCACCGTGGGCATCCCCGCGAAATCCGGTGTCTCCGGTGGGCTCGTCGGTGTCCTGCCCGGTCAGCTCGGCCTGGCGACCTTCTCACCACGGTTGAATTCCCAGGGCAACCCGGTGCGCGGTGTGGAGATCTTCAAGGCCTTGTCCGAGGACATGGGTCTGCACCTGATGTCCGCCGAACTGTTGACACAGCATGCGGTACGTGCGATTGAGGAACGCGGCGATACCACGGTCATCCAGCTGCAGGGTGCGATGAACTTCTCCGCAGCCGAGAATTTCCTGTTCACGGTCACCGACCACGACTTCACCGGTGAGAAGGTTGTGCTGGACATCTCCAGGGTGCCGATGTTCCGACCCATGGGGCGCCGCCTGGTCAAGGAGGGTCTGCGACGTATCCGCGACAACGGCTTCAAGGTCGCCATCTATGACCCCGAGGATATCCTGCCCGATTTCGACTTCTCCGACGGGACCAAGTCCCCGCAGGTCGATGACCCGGAGGAGCTGTAG
- the cmrA gene encoding mycolate reductase (Catalyzes the final step in mycolic acid biosynthesis.), translated as MALPTPSHSARALVTGASQGIGLAIARDLARYGHNLILAARRGELLQEIAEELESRHGVIVEVRAVDLADREQRAELIEEIRGREINIIINSAGIASFGPFKDQDWDYETTQFDLNATAVFELTRAVLDGMLERGTGAICNVGSAAGNVPIPNNATYVLTKAGVNAFTEALHYELRGTGVACTLLAPGPVRESVVPESEQSIVDKVVPDFLWTTYESCSAETLRALSRNRRRVVPGPLSKAMNAISTIAPTAVLSPVMGWVYSKMS; from the coding sequence ATGGCATTGCCCACCCCGAGCCACAGTGCCCGCGCACTGGTCACCGGCGCCAGCCAGGGAATCGGCCTGGCCATTGCCCGGGATCTCGCCCGCTATGGCCACAACCTCATCCTGGCGGCCCGCCGCGGCGAGCTGCTGCAGGAGATCGCGGAGGAGCTCGAGTCCCGCCACGGCGTGATCGTGGAGGTCCGCGCCGTGGATCTGGCCGACCGGGAGCAGCGCGCGGAGCTGATCGAGGAGATCAGGGGGCGTGAGATCAACATCATCATCAACTCCGCCGGTATCGCCAGCTTCGGCCCCTTCAAGGATCAGGACTGGGACTATGAGACCACGCAGTTCGATCTCAACGCCACCGCCGTGTTCGAGCTGACCCGCGCGGTGCTCGACGGCATGCTGGAACGTGGCACCGGTGCGATCTGCAATGTCGGTTCCGCGGCCGGTAATGTGCCGATCCCCAACAACGCCACCTATGTGCTCACCAAGGCCGGGGTCAACGCGTTTACCGAGGCCCTGCACTATGAGCTGCGGGGCACCGGCGTGGCCTGCACGCTCCTGGCACCGGGTCCGGTGCGGGAATCGGTGGTACCGGAATCCGAGCAGTCCATTGTGGACAAGGTGGTGCCGGACTTCCTGTGGACCACCTATGAATCCTGCTCCGCCGAGACCCTGCGTGCCCTGTCACGCAACCGTCGCCGTGTGGTGCCGGGCCCGTTGTCCAAGGCGATGAACGCGATCTCCACCATCGCCCCCACCGCGGTGCTGTCCCCGGTCATGGGCTGGGTCTATTCGAAGATGAGCTGA
- a CDS encoding alpha/beta hydrolase, whose protein sequence is MPPLRQTKVWVDRFGRTHRELSPVTFPTADLRAARVPGPIEKAWTQALSIGGEQAARQCGDMAVAALAQPNPIITEDPEGDPDMRLYTWVVESPGATAVLMWANGVFDHDNVTGSEMHRLEGSDLWTLTLRMPADWRASYTITSWDHDETPPWRAATGRMEIRRAAMADGRLDERNIGRVMNSSLVEGPVALADRWAAASQSTCADEHVLEGVRYWVYAPETSENTPLLILFDGQHWNGPLNLPRQLDAAIRSGAIPPVHVVMIDSRDVEHRWENLGVPGGQVDVLIDAILPHVRATYRVSPSGEDTIISGASIGGLACLWALALSDGEIGHAIAQSPSLWRFDIADALSAAENWVSIHLQAGEYESEMLHLSHKLAEDLSGDIRDVRVRAVTGGHDWAWWRVHMLNELTRLLSDR, encoded by the coding sequence ATGCCACCGTTGAGGCAGACGAAGGTGTGGGTGGACCGTTTCGGTCGCACCCACCGCGAGCTGTCTCCGGTGACCTTCCCCACCGCTGATCTGCGCGCCGCGCGGGTACCGGGCCCCATCGAGAAGGCCTGGACCCAGGCGCTGAGCATCGGTGGGGAACAGGCCGCCCGCCAGTGCGGGGACATGGCGGTTGCGGCCCTGGCTCAACCCAATCCCATCATCACGGAGGATCCCGAGGGGGATCCCGACATGCGTCTGTACACCTGGGTGGTGGAAAGCCCGGGGGCCACCGCTGTGCTCATGTGGGCCAATGGAGTGTTCGATCATGACAATGTCACCGGTTCGGAGATGCACCGCCTCGAGGGTTCTGATCTGTGGACGCTGACCCTGCGCATGCCGGCGGACTGGCGGGCCAGTTACACCATCACCTCCTGGGATCACGATGAGACGCCTCCGTGGCGTGCGGCCACCGGCCGCATGGAGATCCGCCGCGCCGCGATGGCCGATGGTCGCCTGGATGAGCGCAACATCGGGCGCGTCATGAACTCCTCCCTCGTGGAGGGTCCCGTGGCGCTGGCTGACCGGTGGGCTGCGGCGTCGCAAAGCACCTGCGCCGACGAGCACGTCCTGGAGGGGGTGCGGTACTGGGTGTACGCGCCCGAGACCAGCGAGAACACCCCGCTGCTCATCCTGTTTGACGGCCAGCACTGGAACGGCCCGCTCAACCTGCCGCGACAGCTGGACGCCGCGATCCGCTCCGGCGCGATCCCGCCCGTCCACGTGGTCATGATCGATTCCCGCGATGTGGAGCACCGCTGGGAGAACCTCGGCGTGCCGGGTGGCCAGGTGGATGTGCTTATCGACGCCATCCTCCCGCACGTCCGCGCGACCTACCGCGTGTCCCCGAGCGGGGAGGACACGATCATCTCCGGCGCCAGCATCGGCGGACTGGCCTGCCTGTGGGCGCTCGCCCTCTCTGATGGGGAGATCGGTCACGCCATCGCGCAGTCACCGAGCCTGTGGCGTTTCGACATCGCCGATGCACTCTCCGCCGCGGAGAACTGGGTATCCATCCACCTCCAGGCAGGCGAATACGAAAGCGAGATGCTGCACCTGTCGCACAAACTCGCCGAGGACCTCTCGGGGGATATCCGGGATGTCCGCGTGCGTGCCGTCACCGGTGGTCACGACTGGGCCTGGTGGCGGGTGCACATGCTCAACGAGCTCACCAGGCTGTTGTCGGACCGCTGA
- a CDS encoding LacI family DNA-binding transcriptional regulator produces the protein MTHRGDGAQSGTQPKATIYDVARVAGVSPSTVSRVFTQPGRVSYKTAEKVRIAARQVGYGNELETGVDARPESRGLGTRRTGIIGMVAPDVSNPFFVEIFRGAEHAAAAQGMVVTLLNANESTSRARTAIERITPHVDGLLLVSSRMDSSEIQKIARAVPTVVVSRPISGIPSMMVDNYDGAVKALVHLVDQGCRSITYVSGPHRSWSDSTRWRGIVDAATALGTLAGDQAGSASLRVSRTVTVQPSRMRHLTRPTVRQLPADEPSLVGGRRAFGEWAKEPTDAVICFNDMVAVGFIQQAESTGIRVPADVAVVGFDNTEISVLVSPSLSTVAGPLRSVGRVGTANLIAIINGMKAPLMAKPRELPTRLIVRESSLRLDL, from the coding sequence ATGACACACAGGGGTGACGGGGCTCAGTCTGGAACTCAACCGAAGGCCACGATCTACGATGTCGCCCGTGTGGCAGGGGTTTCCCCCTCGACGGTGTCCCGGGTGTTCACCCAGCCGGGGCGCGTGAGTTACAAGACGGCGGAGAAGGTCCGCATCGCAGCCCGGCAGGTCGGTTATGGGAATGAGCTGGAAACCGGGGTGGATGCGCGGCCTGAATCCCGGGGGCTCGGGACACGGCGTACGGGCATCATCGGCATGGTCGCCCCGGATGTCTCCAATCCATTCTTCGTGGAGATCTTCCGCGGGGCCGAACACGCGGCCGCCGCCCAGGGCATGGTGGTCACCCTGCTCAACGCCAATGAATCCACCTCGCGGGCCCGCACCGCCATCGAGCGGATCACCCCACATGTGGATGGACTGTTGTTGGTGTCCTCACGGATGGATTCCAGCGAGATCCAGAAGATCGCGCGGGCGGTGCCCACGGTGGTGGTGAGTCGTCCCATCTCCGGTATCCCGAGCATGATGGTGGACAATTATGACGGCGCGGTCAAGGCCCTGGTGCACCTGGTGGATCAGGGTTGTCGCTCCATCACCTATGTCTCCGGCCCGCACCGATCCTGGTCGGATTCCACGCGGTGGCGCGGCATTGTCGACGCGGCCACAGCGCTGGGCACCCTGGCCGGTGACCAGGCCGGTAGCGCGTCGCTCCGGGTCTCGCGGACCGTCACCGTCCAGCCGTCACGCATGCGGCATCTGACCCGCCCGACGGTGCGACAGCTGCCTGCCGACGAGCCCTCCCTGGTCGGTGGTCGGCGCGCGTTCGGGGAGTGGGCGAAGGAGCCTACCGACGCCGTCATCTGCTTCAACGACATGGTGGCGGTGGGTTTCATCCAGCAGGCCGAGTCGACGGGGATCCGGGTCCCCGCGGATGTGGCGGTGGTGGGGTTCGACAACACCGAGATCTCCGTCCTGGTCTCCCCCTCGCTGAGCACCGTGGCAGGTCCCCTGAGGTCGGTGGGGCGGGTCGGCACCGCCAACCTGATCGCCATCATCAACGGCATGAAGGCACCGCTGATGGCCAAACCCCGTGAACTGCCCACCAGGCTCATCGTCCGGGAATCCTCATTACGGCTGGACCTCTGA
- the uxaC gene encoding glucuronate isomerase: MSTSHAAHPDRLLPADPATRDIARRLLTYVEDLPIISPHGHLEASMFVKDEPFADPTTLLISPDHYLTRVLHSAGVDLADLRVGGTEGKTPREAWRIFASNWDLYTGTATGYWVEQEFEHVFGINPDRLSAENADDIYDELSEILARPDFRPRALAEQFNLEILATTDDPLDDLADHKALAQDPTFSPRVLPTFRPDAYTKMYNPGWAEKTTRLIDVAGDGKAGWEGYLQAMRNRRQYFIDHGATSADHGTHDTDTTPLSHEDAQRILDKGLAGTATLAEMRAFEANTTYRFAEMCQDDGLVMTLHPGVYRNHSASAQKKFGNDIGADIPFQLEYTRGLRPLLSDFGENKDFHFVMFTIDETVFSREVAPLAGYYPAAYVGAPWWFIDEIDAMNRFRSLTTGTTGFSRYSGFIDDTRAYCSIPARHNTSRRVEANYLARLVAEHRISETRASEIIVDLIDASPRRVFKL, translated from the coding sequence ATGAGTACTTCACACGCTGCCCACCCGGACAGGCTCCTGCCTGCAGATCCCGCAACCAGGGATATCGCCCGTCGTCTCCTCACCTATGTTGAGGACCTTCCCATCATCTCCCCCCATGGTCACCTCGAGGCCTCCATGTTCGTGAAGGATGAGCCCTTCGCGGATCCCACCACCCTGCTCATCAGCCCGGACCACTACCTGACCCGCGTGCTGCATTCGGCCGGGGTTGACCTCGCCGATCTGCGCGTCGGTGGCACCGAGGGTAAGACCCCCCGTGAGGCCTGGCGTATCTTCGCCTCCAACTGGGATCTCTACACCGGCACCGCCACCGGTTACTGGGTGGAGCAGGAGTTCGAGCATGTCTTCGGCATCAACCCGGATCGCCTCAGCGCCGAGAACGCCGATGACATCTACGATGAGCTCTCCGAGATTCTTGCCCGCCCGGATTTCCGCCCGCGTGCCCTGGCGGAACAGTTCAACCTGGAGATCCTCGCCACCACCGATGATCCCCTCGATGACCTGGCCGATCACAAGGCCCTGGCACAGGACCCAACCTTCTCCCCGCGCGTGCTGCCGACCTTCCGCCCGGACGCCTACACCAAGATGTACAACCCGGGCTGGGCGGAGAAGACCACCAGGCTTATCGACGTCGCCGGTGACGGCAAGGCCGGTTGGGAGGGGTACCTGCAGGCGATGCGCAACCGTCGCCAGTACTTCATCGACCACGGCGCCACCTCCGCCGATCACGGCACCCACGACACGGACACCACCCCCCTGTCCCACGAGGATGCCCAGCGGATCCTGGACAAGGGCCTGGCCGGCACCGCCACCCTGGCGGAGATGCGCGCATTCGAGGCCAACACCACCTACCGGTTCGCGGAGATGTGTCAGGACGATGGTCTGGTCATGACCCTCCACCCCGGTGTCTACCGCAACCATTCCGCCTCCGCGCAGAAGAAGTTCGGCAACGATATCGGCGCCGACATCCCCTTCCAGCTGGAATACACCCGCGGTCTGCGCCCACTGCTCTCCGACTTCGGTGAGAACAAGGATTTCCACTTCGTCATGTTCACCATCGACGAGACCGTCTTCTCCCGTGAGGTCGCACCCCTGGCCGGGTACTACCCAGCCGCCTACGTGGGTGCCCCCTGGTGGTTCATCGACGAGATCGACGCCATGAACCGCTTCCGGTCCCTGACCACCGGCACCACCGGGTTCTCCCGTTACTCCGGGTTCATCGATGACACCCGCGCCTACTGCTCCATCCCCGCACGTCACAACACCTCCCGACGCGTGGAGGCCAACTACCTGGCACGTCTGGTCGCCGAGCACCGCATCTCCGAGACCCGTGCCTCCGAGATCATCGTCGACCTGATCGATGCCTCCCCGAGGAGGGTCTTCAAGCTATGA
- a CDS encoding TspO/MBR family protein — protein MCAHAPHRNSIHYDLWIPALSPLPGPATVEAAALAVSSADLVRRSRAVNPTRGVFLLPYTAWTTFATVLTATIWHQNR, from the coding sequence TTGTGCGCCCACGCTCCCCACCGGAATTCAATACACTATGACTTATGGATACCCGCGCTCTCACCACTCCCCGGGCCCGCGACGGTGGAGGCGGCGGCACTGGCGGTCTCCAGCGCCGACCTGGTCCGACGCAGCCGGGCGGTGAACCCCACCCGTGGCGTGTTCCTGCTGCCCTATACCGCCTGGACAACTTTCGCCACCGTGCTCACAGCCACCATCTGGCACCAGAACCGCTGA
- a CDS encoding L,D-transpeptidase, whose translation MALLTVGALTLSGCTIERSGHAQEEEGNSAASGTEETTELAAPAVSVEDDATDVDPSEPVVVKSLGDGLEKVTMLNEQGYEVEADYSDDRRSWTTSEVLGYNRTYTLTATDRNGETSTTVFSTAQPAATTTVALSPLADSVVGVGQTIAFRFGTPIADRHAAEEAITVTTSPEVEGGFYWLNNSELRWRPAEYWEPGTEVTVEADIYGTDLGDGVWGASDNATNFTIGDRVEAVVDDNTKTMEVYHNGTLLRTIPVSLGRDTDEWATPNGIYIIGDRNPSMIMDSTTFGLGYDQGGYRTPVDFATQMSYSGIYVHAAPWSAAEQGYSNVSHGCINVTTEAAQWFQNTVKRGDIVTVKNTVGSTLSGYDGLGDWNIPWSVWKDGNADETSAW comes from the coding sequence TTGGCACTTCTCACGGTTGGTGCCCTCACCCTTAGTGGTTGCACCATTGAACGTAGTGGTCACGCCCAGGAGGAAGAGGGGAACTCCGCCGCCTCCGGCACGGAGGAGACCACTGAACTCGCCGCCCCGGCTGTCTCGGTGGAGGATGACGCCACCGACGTGGACCCCTCGGAGCCCGTGGTGGTCAAATCCCTCGGTGACGGCCTGGAGAAGGTCACCATGCTCAACGAGCAGGGGTACGAGGTGGAGGCCGACTACAGCGATGACCGGCGTTCCTGGACCACCTCCGAGGTGCTCGGTTACAACCGCACCTATACCCTGACCGCCACTGACCGCAACGGCGAAACCAGCACCACTGTGTTCTCCACCGCGCAGCCGGCGGCCACGACCACGGTGGCGCTGTCCCCCCTCGCTGATTCCGTGGTGGGGGTTGGCCAGACCATCGCCTTCCGTTTCGGCACCCCGATTGCAGACCGCCACGCGGCTGAGGAGGCCATCACCGTGACCACCTCGCCGGAGGTGGAGGGTGGTTTCTACTGGCTCAACAACAGTGAACTGCGCTGGCGTCCGGCGGAATACTGGGAGCCGGGTACCGAGGTCACGGTGGAGGCCGATATCTACGGCACTGACCTCGGTGATGGTGTCTGGGGTGCCTCCGACAACGCCACCAACTTCACCATCGGTGACCGCGTTGAGGCCGTGGTTGATGACAACACCAAGACGATGGAGGTCTACCACAATGGCACACTGCTGCGGACGATCCCCGTGTCCCTGGGCCGTGACACTGATGAGTGGGCCACCCCGAACGGCATCTACATCATCGGTGACCGCAATCCCTCGATGATCATGGATTCCACCACCTTCGGCCTGGGGTATGACCAGGGTGGATACCGCACCCCGGTGGACTTCGCCACCCAGATGTCCTATTCCGGCATCTATGTGCATGCGGCGCCGTGGTCGGCCGCGGAGCAGGGGTACAGCAACGTCTCCCACGGGTGTATCAATGTCACCACCGAGGCGGCGCAGTGGTTCCAGAACACTGTGAAACGTGGTGATATCGTCACCGTGAAGAACACCGTCGGTTCCACCCTGAGTGGATATGACGGTCTGGGTGACTGGAATATCCCGTGGTCGGTCTGGAAGGACGGCAACGCTGACGAGACCTCGGCATGGTGA